TCCCCATCTCATAATTTTGGCCTGGGTTGTTTATTTATCATTCTCCTATTTTGTAAAAtctgtacaacaataataataatatactgccgcTAGCGCAATATTCACAATCACTATTCGTGCCCATCGCCAGACTATAATTACGttttggtggccctgaaaagggccttttTAAGGTATGATAACTAATGACGATGATCAAGTTAAGCACGTTCACCGCGGATACGACGGGCCAACTGGATGTCCTTTGGCATGATGGTGACACGCTTGGCGTGGATCGCGCAAAGATTGGTGTCTTCGAACAGACCTACCAAGTATGCCTCGCTGGCTTCTTGCAACGCCATGACGGCGGAGCTCTGGAAACGCAGGTCGGTCTTGAAGTCCTGGGCGATCTCGCGCACTAGACGTTGGAACGGCAATTTGCGGATCAAAAGTTCTGTGCTCTTCTGATAACGACGGATTTCACGGAGGGCAACGGTTCCCGGACGGTAACGATGTGGTTTTTTCACTCCTCCGGTGGCGGGTGCGCTCTTACGTGCGGCTTTGGTGGCCAACTGTTTCCTGGGCGCCTTTCCGCCGGTGGATTTACGAGCTGTCTGCTTGGTACGTGCCATTGCGCTGCTGGATTAGATTGTTCTGAGTTGGTGTGCAAAACGTGGATGTCGGACGACTGATGTGGTTCGAACACACTGTCGACCGGTATATATACGTAAATGGGAACAGTATGCGTCGTCCTCATTGGACGATGTTTAACGTTTAGAATTTTAGCGGCGGGGGTGGGGGGATAACCGGTCATGGTTCCGATTGGTGGTTCGGTGTCGAGAGAAACGGTTAAAAGGGACTGCGACCTGAAGAAAAGTATCAGTCAACGTTCAGTTCACATCCGAGCAAGTTGTCCAACACTATTTCCAACATTCAAAATGACAGGACGAGGCAAAGGAGGAAAAGGTCTGGGAAAAGGAGGCGCGAAACGTCATCGTAAAGTGCTCCGTGATAACATCCAGGGAATCACCAAGCCCGCTATCCGTCGGTTGGCTCGCCGAGGCGGTGTTAAACGTATTTCCGGTTTGATCTACGAAGAGACCCGCGGAGTTCTGAAGGTATTCCTGGAAAACGTGATCCGTGACGCAGTCACATACACCGAGCACGCCAAGAGGAAGACCGTCACCGCCATGGACGTCGTGTACGCTCTCAAACGACAAGGTCGTACTCTGTACGGTTTCGGAGGTTAAATACTTGCTTCTGAAGTttaaaaacatcttaaaaaggcccttttcagggccaccataTGACCATAGTATATCGTTTATAAAACCTtagaataaaagaaaacattccGTTCAAGTTGGTTATATTCGGTGGCGACAATGATAATTCccaatttgtttaagaaaacACGCGGAATAACGTTccgaatataatagattatccATAATATTGTTCTTTGAACGTTTTTCCATGATTACAATTGAAATACTACCCTAAGTCAAAACATAGAAATAACCGTTACGTTGGTAACCGTAAtcttgttatgatattattgcgggactttgaattcaatattacaaaaaaagcttcaagaaatatatttttcgagtCAATCATTGCTTCTTCCAGCCCAGGataatgttgtaatattaattgcTTAATCGAGTTCTAAAGCTATTATTCTAATGATATTATCGAATAAATTGCTGCCTGGTTTGGTTTGGTGATcagttgattattttttgtgaATTCCAGTGGTGATTTACTATTTCACTACGTCATTCGTTACGTGAACCTACCATGAATAAGCCACGaggtttttgtttaatgatttatttttagaatgtttttttttttcgaatttcattgtatacattataattgttatatattgcaAGAAACATCGGTTCCCATAATATGATAGAGTAACCATGATGaccatgtataatagtataggtactataaacacgatagatattcatattattaatagccgttgtgcgggtattaccgtcgataacaaacaatttggtaaaaacattctaaaaataactcacCAATGAAAAACCTCATAGAATGATATTGAGAATACTGGCAAAAAGGGTGTCCAAAAacgtagaaaatgtaaattattgttgtaagaactaaaattcagaaaattagtttctatagaaataccgggacggggaataataataatatctcggcgtaattaaatgtcattataagttaaatcattgatgcggttataaataaaatttcatttgggaaattcttaattataatccatggttttattttaactaattacaaCGAAACttcgaattaaaatattaattgaggGCATTGCGTGAATTTTTTCATGTACTTtatcacttgtaagacggagacaacaattaATGCGTGTACGTACAGGCCACGACGTTGCGCAGGTGAACTGTAAACAATTCACgttcatttttttacttttttttttttacttttcgtcTATCCAGATATAACGCGATGAGACTCCTGAACACTTATTTGCAGTTGTTAATACGATTACTTGTCTTGAGGTCGATCAGCACAcgttttaagattatttatttattttatttgaattttaaaaattttggaaaatattaaatatttaaacaaaatcgaTAGGAGTTTAGGAACGAGAAAATGTGTTGTTATCGATCTCAAGTAAATATATTAGtgtattcaaatcagttttcaaaaGTCTCATCACGTTATCCGGTCCATCGGTAGGTCTGACAAAAAGTGCATACAAATGAACATAAATTGTTGCAAATTTGCACTGAGTTTCGACCGAAGTCCTCTGacaatgtgttattataattgtgtattcaACATGATTTCGGTTAAGTACGATGAAGACGAGATTTATTGATAAAGTCTGCCTCGTTAAAATTTCAGGTAGAAACGCCGGTGACACCGTGCCGTAGCAGAGTCCTAAAACCTTCATATTCGAACAGCCACTGTTCGTCGGAAAATCGGTCGATTGGAAATCTGCAAATTCTATGGTCTCGGGAAACTCGTGGAGAAttcatccaaaatatttttgtcaattttCGACTGGTTTCAGTCATACGACAGACCTTCAAATACGGTTTACGAAAACGCGGTCGGAAGTGTGGAAATAACGACTCGTGGTGGTTTCGTGGTACTGGGTGGCGATGCAATAATCATTGGCGATCGTTTAGAATTTAGTTAGCTTTCCAAAAA
Above is a window of Metopolophium dirhodum isolate CAU chromosome 3, ASM1992520v1, whole genome shotgun sequence DNA encoding:
- the LOC132940660 gene encoding histone H4-like → MVPIGGSVSRETVKRDCDLKKSISQRSVHIRASCPTLFPTFKMTGRGKGGKGLGKGGAKRHRKVLRDNIQGITKPAIRRLARRGGVKRISGLIYEETRGVLKVFLENVIRDAVTYTEHAKRKTVTAMDVVYALKRQGRTLYGFGG